A stretch of DNA from Channa argus isolate prfri chromosome 7, Channa argus male v1.0, whole genome shotgun sequence:
ATACcaccttatttttttaatcatatgttAATGGTATCACAGAAACCTGTTACTTCTATCTGGATGACATTGCTCACCTTCGTTCTTCTCTCACTTTTATCCTTACCTACTCTCTGGTCACTTCCAATCTTCACTATTTTTATCTGATACACGTTTCTCCATAAACTTCAACTGCTCCAGAACGCAGCTGCTTGTATTAGAACCAGGTGGGTCTTCTTTACACACCTTTCTCGTGTTTGACTACCACAGGCTCTAAATCATTTAGTCTCACTGCCCCGTCTCTGCAACTCTCCCAGACATTTGTAATTCAACCATCTATCTGCTCgatgaaaacattaaagattCTTAACATGGATTCTTTATCCATATTTATATCATGTCTGAAGACTCATCTGTTTAAATTGGCTTATTCTTTCTGACTTCTGACTGTAACTTTTTAACTATAGGCAACTTTTATCCTTAAGgtcatttgttttacttattgttGTGCTGTGTTAATGCTGTCTGTTTATTGATTGCTGCTtttgcgactgtggcgcaggaaggtagagcggttgtccaccaatctcacagttgttggttcaaaccccggctcctccggtcaaatGTCGAAGtgaccttgagcaagacactgaaccccaacttagttgcttagtgagtgttggccagctgcatagcagctcccccatcggtgtatgagtgtgtgtgtgtgtgattgtgagcgtgaataagaagcagtgtaaagcactttgaatgccaataggtagaaaagcgctatataagtgcagaccatttaccattttaccattttttgtTGCTTCTTCTGTACAGTGacctgaaagaaaataaaagcttccTATTTGGTCACGGGAGCTgtagcctatcccagctgtcattgtgcAAGAAGCGGgggttattattaatattattgtgtAAACTTGATTTGTTGTTAAAACAACTGATTCACCCAAAGTCTGGGTGAGTCATTTAGTGTGAGGGCTGataacaaagagacacacaagtGTTTTAGCTTCTCAATTTAAAACTTTCTGTTTAGAAATGAAAATCTGAGTCTTTCATACTTGGAATAATTTCTAAATTAAGATATAATGTGAAAGAATGAATACTGAGAAGTAGTACTCACAATGAAACGAACAACACAGATTAAGAACAAACCAAGATTTAATGTACAAACATACTGACACATCTGTTCAGACAACATGTTAGTCATAGTCCTAAATTTATAaaatcacacattcacacaataaaacacatcctGTCATCATTGACTCTAAACCTCAACACGCTGCTTCTAACGTCACATACTAGCGGATGGTTGAGTCGTACTggcagaaaattattttaacaagtaaaatatttttctcttttcatctgtgtttctttctgtgtgaagacaaaacaaaccGAAGTAAAGACTAAAGAAGGATAAGTACCCACTGACATGTAATTGAGTTTGTGGTacacagcttttcttttcagGGAACTAAGCTGCTACATAGATACATAGAAGCTTAAACAAAATTTCAGTTCCTgtttacttttcctttttacttgAAGTGTCAGTTATAGTAATGTCATTGTTAATAGTAAGGCAATGTAAAAGCAAGCTTGTCAAATATATTCAGCTCTATTTTCTATTCAGGTTAGGaatagaaaaacattacaaGTATTTACTTTTCCCACAGTTGTAAAATACAAACTGGAAAAGACACCAGGGAGGCTGCCACAGTAACATCGTCTGGTTTCTCTTGattatataaaaagaaagaaaatacacattttatccaatttgactttgtttaaactttaaaacagcaTTGGTCAATATTATATTAAGACTATTAgctttgtgtttgtactgtaagtGCACACAGAAAATACTGTGAATAGAACTGTGATCAGATCTCAACCAGACACAAATGAAATCTGTACAGTGTGCCCAGATCCCAGATATAGATCACTTGTTCCTACCAGGTGCATAGAGGGagcaaaacacaaagactgaatatttgaaaaaaataccaTCTAAAATGTTGCGGTGTCTGCTTGAAGTGAGCAACTGAACAAGCTTTATGTAATAATGCAGCTTTAGAGATGTAACAAAAGCGCATTTGATTAATTCTGGTTTTACTGGTAAAACAACACAACTGATAAAAACGTGTGTGGTCTCAGAGAATATCAAAATGCCTCTtggttgttttcttgtttatttctcacctTCAGGTTCTTCCTCTGATTAggccaaaggaaaaaagaagaacagaaaaacagatgtcTCTTTTACTTAGAAATATAAGCAGAGATCTTATCAAGAAcagcagaaaagacaaacagatcaTTAAATGTGAAGCTAATGTGCGGCCAATGGTGCATTAGTGTGTGAAGGTTTATGGGTGGAACAGtcactaaattaaaaatatttattaagcGGCTAAAACCTTAAAATAACCCTCCCCCTAAATTTAGAGTGACCAAAAACAAGTGTCTGAAATCATTTGttgatttataaaatgtaataattaacaaatgttCTACTTTGAGAGTCCTGATATTTTAGTGACTAACTGTATATATGTAGTATGTCTCACTACccaactgcacaaaaaaaaaatcaaacagtttCTCACCTGCGTGAAATTCTGGAAAGACGGTTCCACATGCTAAATGTGaccaaaaataaaggaatgaaACCACAAAACCGAAATATGTAAAGGGCTTAATACTATAAACTGAATCAGATCtaaaatttctttttactcaCCTGCCTTCCTGGTTTTGAAGCTCCACAATGCGATTCCTAAACCAGACAGGGGGAAAGGAGCACAGAACAAACTTAATAATAGGATGAAGTGGGGAAAATACATCTTCTTCTTATTAATGCTCATcagcactgatgtttttttcgTTAATAAAATGAAGAGACTCACTTGTATTTTTTCACCATTaaaatgcagaagatggtaaagATCACAGCAGTACCAATCCCCACTGCACAGGGAATGATGATGTGGTTATAGCTTTCTGTACCTGCAAATTGAGAGGATTTAAATTGTGTGGCAATCTTCCTTTAATGCACAAATGAGAGTTTCTAATATATagacatgaaaataaacaacatccTAAGAGCGAAATTTCTGTCATTATTATCAAActaatgagtgtgtgttcatACATGACAACATATGCAACAGGTAAAACAGGTGATGGTTGGCATTAAGTTCATTtccaacactcacacacaagaaTGAagccaaagtaaaaaatatataaagctCTCACGTTTGACATAGAGTGTAATTTTTGCAGAGGACGTCTTCTTTCCATAAAATTGAGCTGTACAGGTGACATCTGTGTGATCATCTTTCTCCCCTGCAGTGAATGTCAGGATGGACTGGGCCTCCCAGATGCCCGAATTAATTTCTCTGTGAATCTCAATGCTAGCCGGATCCTTCCTATTCCATAAGAGTGTGGGCACATGGGAGGGGCAGGTGTGGATCACAGAACAGGTGATGGTGTAGGGATGACCTTCAGTGGCTGTCTTTGTGGTAATCAGAACAGGCTTTGGTGGTTCAGCTATAAATGAACAATGCAGAGATACAATAAGAGGCAAATCACTGCAACATAGAAAAGTCATTTGGTTTTATGAAATCTCAGATAGTTAGTTACATACGGAGCATTTTTAGGGAAACACAGTCCTCTACAAAGGAGAACTTGTTGACAGTGGGATTCGCATTCTCTACTAGTTCGATCCGGAAACAGAAAGGACCGTTGTCATGATCTTTAATGTCAGTCATTTCTAAGCTGCAGTTCTTCTGACCCAATTGTCCCAACAACTTTGTGCGGCCTCGAAAGTTTTCCAAGATCCTTGTCATATCCTCCTGATAGACTATTTGATCTTTGCCCGTTTTAAGATGCCAGATTCCTCTGAGTCTGGAGGTGGGCAGGTTATCTTTAGGCTGGGTGAATGTGCAGGGTAACACAACACATGATGTAACCAGGGCATCAAGGCTATTTACCAGACTGGCCTTCCATTGTTCAGTGAACACAGGGctgcaaaaaactgaaagagagaaatggaagtgacagagaaacacatgaGTTCTGGGAGTCTGTATGTACAGATGGAAAACTAAGAGGTGTAATCCACAGAGTTACCTGCCAAAAGAAGACTGAATTTCatcatctttctgtctctgtgcaaGCTTCTCTGAGGTTTTGTTGGTGAAATACACTCTGGAATGTTTTTAacgtaaaaacaacaaatggggaaaaaattACAATGTTTTCAAAGTGTATTtatgattgtgtttttaaaacaaataccaaCACTATTATGGTCCCAACATAGCTTACagtatatgtattttaaatagaaaagaaatgaatgaataaagaaaacaaaattaaataaatgtaacttgGCTAATAATAGCAATATAGGAAACCAGGAAACAATTTTGTAGACCATTACAATCCAATATATCCAGAATAAATCAGAAACTGTTAAAGATTTAATGGATATGTGAAGTATTTCATTAAAGAgtagtttgttttcatcagaaTCTTACCTGGTTTTCCTGCTGTCAGGTTGATAACAGATGTTTCTCTCTGAAACAGTGGAGTTTAgttctaaaataaatatataggaGGCCCAACTCAAAATCTGCAAGCTACCAGCACAAGAGCTTTTTTCTATATGTGATTATGAGAGTGGCTGTGGTAGAGGCTGTGATCCCTGATAAAGAATGGAGGGGGTGGTCTTACTGTTGCTGATTAGTTCTGTAATTGTTTCTTGACTTTTAAGacagtttagttttaaaatgaatttctctGAAGGAAACCTCTCTTTTTGATAAAATCTCATGAGTctattgtttttatacattaGAGTCAAAAAAGGATCAGTGACTGACTTCCAGCTTTACAAAAGGGAAGTGATGGGGCTCTGTAGTAATATTTCTGTcaccataaaaagaaaagtttaaatggGCCATTTTGTATTTCTGGTAGAAAGAGAAGTTAATAAGTTCAGATTTTTAACTCTGTAATGATATACAAATACATGTGCATAATTCTTTGAAATGGAAGCATCTGTCCAAACCTAAAAGTTTCCCTCCCTTTCTTAATTTACTGTACACTATACAAAGTAATATGCAGTTAATTTAATAATGCAGTTAATTTGATTTAACATTatgtttaaatctttaaatctgaaataattGGATTTTACTCATTATTTGTTGAAAACCTATAGTCCAGTTATTTTGAGTAGATTTTAAGGAAGGGAAACCAAAGGCACAAAGAATTAGTGGAATTTTCCCTAatgaatactttttattttcagttgacTTTCAATTCTGCCTTTTGGTTTCGATCTCACTGGATCTTTCCTGTTCACTTACAAGTTCCATAAACATTTGGAGCTGTCCTGGAAGGCTTCATAAAAATAAGTTTTGTGTCACGTATCATACATCAAATCCTGATATTCACAAAAACATGTCTATTAAcctgtttttttatgataaacagtttacagtttattattagtGTAGTAGTAGCAGAAGTCGTTAGCAAGCTGTTTTAGCTCTTGTTTGGTCACATTTCCCCTACTTTGCATTCAAATGGGTTTTCACAGTacagatatatagatataactCCATAAATACCACTTGCACACctcaaaaatggaaaaacacataGGTAGAGCTGCTGTCTGTAATAAATTGAATTACACTGTGTCCCGTAATTTACGCAGCAGAATTAATATACAGGATAGCTTCAAAATCCTATCAGGATGGTGgactgtataatgtttttttttcctgttaataAAAGAGACCTACAGTAAGATCTTTTTCTGCATTAGAATCCAAATTGAGTTTTAGTTTTTGAGCAAGATGTTCAATGTGAGTCTTGTAGGAAAGTCTACGGCCTTACCCAACTCATAAGTATTCATAATGATTACGTATTAAATAGTTCTCTCTTTAGAGCATGGATTGGATTAGCTCTTGCAAAACACctacattttgccttttttggaCAAGTTCTAAATTACACAGTAAAGGCATCGTAGTGTAGAAAGTAGGCAGtgagcagctgtttttttaaattttgttttagtgttcGTTTCTGAGTTTTTCCTTTGCATGAACATAATCCTTGAATTATATTTGACTTTGCTGTTAGTTGTTTGAGCCAATTTAAGCATTATCATGCCACTGAATAGTAATAAATCAGTCATTATCAGCTCATCATTATGGTTCGCCACGTCGCCTACAACTTACTGACGTGTACTGACGACAAAACACAGGGCGTTGAAACAAGACACACAAGTTTGCATCTCATTTGATATGGTGATACAGTGTTGTTACTCTTGTCAGGGTTGTTCTTGAATTTTAGGTGAACACTTGATCTTTTTTTGGCCCTATCGTTTCATTTTTTGCCTAACCAGGTTGTTGCCTTTGTTGCTTCCTTTGTTTACTTCATATTGGTCCTTCAGGTAGTGTTGTTTCAGTATTATAATTTTTCCTTCATCCTAACTCTCTCATTGTTTTGCGCATATGTAACAAAAGGATGTATTTTTTAGGCTAAAACATGGATCAGTGACTTACTTAATGCTGACAAAGGGAAAGTGGTGGGGTTCTGCAAAACTTTGAAACAtccaaaacagaaacagcttcCAGTAAAGCAAAAATCCTGTTAATATCTTATTTGAAGAATTATGTGCAAGTTGGAGCCTaattcccagaaaaaaaagaggaagtgtATAATCTTTTGGATGTTgttagagaaaatgttttagattttattgcGATACATGTAGAGAAAGTTCCTAACTTGAAATAATAGATTAATAAAACTGTTCACCTTAATAATATCAGTGTCTACACAGCAAGTGGTTGTACACAATCACAGAAGGTCAGATCAGTAAACACAGTTTCTCCCTTTCTGAATCAGTTTTAGGACATTGTTTTCCACATCCCTCCTATTTGAGACCCCCAAATACCATTGAATCCAGGCAGAGATACTTACTAGAAGAAAAAGTTAGGAAATCATTGGTGTCAGGAGGGAgttgaaaaaaaggaaatatattataattatgtgaGTAATACTATGAGTAATACTAGAGATAATAGAGATAATTACACAGTGTATAGTCCTAGATGAAAATGATCATATTAGCAAACCTGGTAATGgtaatgtaatttgtttaatgCAAATATCAGATATCTGATCTGATACTGatacacaattattattattattattataattgttacAGGGTGTGATTGTATGTAACAGTTTGCGTAACAACTCTTTATTTAAAACTACAGCTCGTCTTtgataaaaacaatgtgttaaatcaaatgtgtcattttcagATGGCAGGTTTTTGCTGGTCTTCATTAATGAAGAAGGATCACAGGAAGGTATTAGTAATAATAAGACCACTAACAGGTTTTATGATGATGGTCTGAATGTCTGAACTGTAGTGTAGGCCTGGTAGAGCATTGACAGGAAGATGCCACATGTCTATACATCACAGACAGAAACGTTTTTCACAACAAGTTTagtttttgtactttaactactgatacaataaatataacaatataaaaaatgtcacagttcTAGTAATTTCTAACTGCAGGCTCTTACGACTGTGTGAGGGCCTGCACATCAAGACACATAATttgatacatactgtatttgaaaaattcaaaatttataataattaaaataatccCTGTGTACAGTAAGATTTCGACCAAAAAGGCAAAAACGTCCGGCTTTCTGCACCATTAGCACTATACATATTTCATTTCCTGTCACCTTCCACACACTAAATCAAATGGAAACAAGACGACACAATTTTCCGTCTTGCCCTGCAGTCTTTTCCGTTGCCACTAGAGTTCACATCCTTCTCAGTTGAACTGCTGAACAGCACACCACATGCCATCATTTTAAGGAGGTGTTTTTGAACACATACATTTCTCTGCCAGACAGCCAGACAGCAGCTTCAACAGGTAagaatgtaaaattatatttatgtaaaatgacaATCACAGACAAAGATTGTTGgttccaaacattttctttaaaattccaATCTGACATGTTACAAGCCTAAAGAATAATGCATTTTGGAAACTGGGTATGCTCTTCAtagttatttatattaaatgttctGACCGATTAAATGCTTTATTCAATGTGTGAGGCTGTTTCACTCTCCTAAGGAGAACCAGAAAGGAGAGCACAAACAATTCACATGTAAAAAGAACTATATTTGCCCTTAATGACAATGTAATTATTAATGGTTTCCGATGTATATATTTCGTATTAGGCATCGATTAAAATAAGTACTGTATACAAATGGCTGTTGCTTGTGACAAATAGTTTTTGAACAAGTTTCACTTTCATAGCTAGGTTGCAATTTGCATGTAGCAGTataactttttattcttttaatttaatttaaccatCCCACAGTGTATCTCATCACCAAAATCCTCAGAACAATtggcaaagagagaaagatgatcATTTTCTGTCTGCTTATGGGAGGTAACATAATTATTCACCTCTTTGCTTCCAGTCTTGTTCTTACATATGCAGTAGTTTATCTTCTCCTCtaagtcatttttttctctgtcacttccatttctctctttcagttttttgcagCCCTGTGTTCACTGAACAATGGAAGGCCAGTCTGGTAAATAGCCTTGATGCCCTGGTTACATCATGTGTTGTGTTACCCTGCACATTCACCCAGCCTAAAGATAACCTGCCCACCTCCAGACTCAGAGGAATCTGGCATCTTAAAACGGGCAAAGATCAAATAGTCTATCAGGAGGATATGACAAGGATCTTGGAAAACTTTCGAGGCCGCACAAAGTTGTTGGGACAATTGGGTCAGAAGAACTGCAGCTTAGAAATGATTGATATTAAAGATCATGACAACGGTCCTTTCTGTTTCCGGATTGAACTAGTAGAGAATGCGAATCCCACTGTCAACAAGTTCTCCTTTGTAGAGGACTGTGTTTCCCTAAAAATGCTCCGTATGTAACTAACTATCTGAGATTTCATAAAACCAAATGACTTTTCTATGTTGCAGTGATTTGCCTCTTATTGTATCTCTGCATTGTTCATTTATAGCTGAACCACCAAAGCCTACTCTGATTCCCACAAAGACAGTCATTGAAGGACATCCCTACACCATCACTTGTTCTGTCACCCACACCTGCCCCTCCCATGTGCCCACACTCTCATGGAATAGGAAGGATCCGGCTATCATTGAGAGTCACAGAGAAATTCATACTGGCATCTGGGAGGCCCAGTCCATCCTGACATTCACTGTAGGGGAGAAAGATGATCACACAGATGTCACCTGTACAGCTCAATTTTATGGAAAGAAGACGTCCTCTGCAGAAATTACACTCTATGTCAAACGTAAGAGCTTAACCCCATAAGTACTTAAtttaagaatataaaaatattttaataatataatataataatataataataatataactaCTGTGTACTTTATTATATGCTGGGCGTTTTGCCCCTCTGTTTGTGCAGTATAAAAGAAGAATGTTTGGCTATTATTTGCAGGTATAGAAAACTTGAACCACATCATCATTCCCTGTGTAGTGGGAATTGGTACTGCTGTGATCTTTGGAGTCCTCTGCATTTTCATGGTGAAAAAATACAAGTGAGCAATGCAGTACTCTGATATTAGCATACTGACAGAGCACATCCAATAAGTAAATTTGTGTCCAATTTATAGtcttaaattaaacttttttactttgttttgctAAAGGACCCGCATTACAGAGCTCCAAAATCAAGATGGCAGGTAAAAAGCAGATGCAAACCAGATTTTGTTCATGCTACTGTAATATCACATACTTTTTACCCACTTTTTCATTATCTACTGTAATTTTCCATACAATTTAGCATGTGGAACCGGGTTTCAAGAATGTCTCGCAGGTGAGTGAAAACAGTCATCTGTAAATTTTCTCATCTAGAAGAGTAGgctctttgttttgtatttttgggaacttttgattttaattatgcATAATTGACTTTTCAGGGTTCGTTCTGGTGTAACAGGAAGATTTCATTCTGATCAAAGGCAAGAGGCATTTAAGGGTCTTTATCTCTTTAAAACCTAGTAAAAACTTCTTTACCGTCTAAAGTCCCACTGTGTAGGAATCACAGAATGATTCACTGTAATTTGCATGTGCAGAGTGgggcatatatgcttgtttttgaCATGATCTATCCTTTTATCTATATATCTTTTGACATTTGCATagtttctgttcttctttttatGCAGAAGGTCTATTTGGAGCAGATTTTCGAGGTAAGACATAAAAAACTAGGTGATAATCTGGCATTACAGCCTTAACTGTTAAGgttcacaagtttttttttttagcttaaatACAGTTTGGTTTTCACAGTTAAAACAGTAACATTAAagatcttcttttttttctgcttgcaAATGCTAATGATTTATCTTATATatgtatccttttttttttttacagaaggcCTATGGGGGGCACAGGGGATTTAGGTCATACGTaagtttggaaaataaaataaaattaaatagcaattgagttttttttatttgcataacaACAGAATTTACCTTCCACAGGCGCAATAATGAGTACCCAAAATCCTGTGGTGACCAGACACTCTCCAAGCCTCGTTTCCCATCTCCCAAAAGGTAGTTGACTTATTTCTCTTGAACCTGACTAGGTCATGAAAAGGATATCATATACTGTAGTACAACAATGTCTTAAATCAgtattgttctttgttttcttgccaACCTCAGCCAACCAAAGTCCTGCAATTACAAAGAGGTAATAATAGTTAAGATTTTTCCATGAATCATACACACCGTTACTAGCATCTTTGAAAATTGCGATGTTACTCTTTAACAGGACCTTGATGATGGTGACGACTACATAAACACTGCAGACCTCAATGTCTatggaaacatttgaaaaaggaaaattcaCTTCTGAAGAGACGTTTCTTTGTTTATGATCAAAGTAAACAACCAAATCGCACTCATAGTGATCATTTCTATTAAGTGTATCTGTTGATTCCTGTTTTGTTATGCATAATCTCttgcaaaacaaatttaattcaaCCTTTGGAAATCAAGTTAGATTTAGCATGAAAGTCAAAATGAATCAATCAGCATAGGGAGTCAAatattgaaaacacctgtggcacAAGATACCCTCTCATGTTTGCATGCAAACAAATGGCGAGTACTATTCAAAAACCTTAAAAAGGGAATCTCTCTGTGCCTTGacctgtgctgttctgtgagtctgtgaaGATAGATTTAGTAAATGTTACTAAAAAACAATTCATAGAACAGTACATACTGATACATACTGAACAGTTGGAAATTTGAGAAGTTCCACTATAGATCTAAACTTCAACAcaacttaattaattaattaattaatttttgccTGTGAAATATAAGACAACAACCAGCAACCTAGCTTAGCTTATTAGCATGAGGACTGAAACATCTACCATGTCTAAATGTAAAAGTCTCATAAACCtcataaataacaaattaaataaaagagcTATAAAGCTGCTGAAAGGTAGATTTTGTTACCTACCGATAATATACTGTTTtcccatttttattattattggtcAGCTACAATAATGCTAAATGTTTACTAGTTTCATAGTTTTATTCTTTCTATACcaaaatttcaaatattttcttttatgaatGTATATGATTTCCACATATATTTTATCACAGAAacactgattttgttttgaaattggaTATGTATGGataaaatttcatttcatttaaattttcattttatttttttattttcacaattcTATCAGTAAGATGACTGGCATCTGTTTAAGTTGCACTGTTTTCTATTGTACATATTAAGAAtcactataaaaaaatattaacatcttTCAAGAGTCTGATAGTCATTATGGTCATTCACACATAGGATCTTTCTTGTCCTTGGGAAGTTTTGGACACCCTatgaataaacagagagtagaatta
This window harbors:
- the LOC137130410 gene encoding myelin-associated glycoprotein-like — encoded protein: MMKFSLLLAVFCSPVFTEQWKASLVNSLDALVTSCVVLPCTFTQPKDNLPTSRLRGIWHLKTGKDQIVYQEDMTRILENFRGRTKLLGQLGQKNCSLEMTDIKDHDNGPFCFRIELVENANPTVNKFSFVEDCVSLKMLPEPPKPVLITTKTATEGHPYTITCSVIHTCPSHVPTLLWNRKDPASIEIHREINSGIWEAQSILTFTAGEKDDHTDVTCTAQFYGKKTSSAKITLYVKRTESYNHIIIPCAVGIGTAVIFTIFCILMVKKYKNRIVELQNQEGSMWNRLSRISRRGRT
- the LOC137130958 gene encoding myelin-associated glycoprotein yields the protein MIIFCLLMGVFCSPVFTEQWKASLVNSLDALVTSCVVLPCTFTQPKDNLPTSRLRGIWHLKTGKDQIVYQEDMTRILENFRGRTKLLGQLGQKNCSLEMIDIKDHDNGPFCFRIELVENANPTVNKFSFVEDCVSLKMLPEPPKPTLIPTKTVIEGHPYTITCSVTHTCPSHVPTLSWNRKDPAIIESHREIHTGIWEAQSILTFTVGEKDDHTDVTCTAQFYGKKTSSAEITLYVKRIENLNHIIIPCVVGIGTAVIFGVLCIFMVKKYKTRITELQNQDGSMWNRVSRMSRRVRSGVTGRFHSDQRRSIWSRFSRRPMGGTGDLGHTRNNEYPKSCGDQTLSKPRFPSPKSQPKSCNYKEDLDDGDDYINTADLNVYGNI